In Parus major isolate Abel chromosome 8, Parus_major1.1, whole genome shotgun sequence, a single window of DNA contains:
- the DMRTA2 gene encoding doublesex- and mab-3-related transcription factor A2, with product MELRSELPSVPAAPPPVPPSSVAAAAAAAAATLPVSVAGSLLRAPPLLLRAAEKYPRTPKCARCRNHGVVSALKGHKRYCRWKDCMCAKCTLIAERQRVMAAQVALRRQQAQEENEARELQLLYGTAEGLALAAANGIIPPRPAYEVFGSVCAGGGGEGGAGASESKMQKFELFPKTLLPSRAVTPQQAGGKPLSPDGESVPGTSSPDARHGSGSENGDGESFLSSPVSKGPKEGEESPGSISPLGSDSGSEADKDEQDPSPSAAGRQRTPIDILTRVFPAHKRSVLELVLQGCGGDVVQAIEQILNNRGPEKGPEEGWARDGALQGLPPTPAAAAAHHRPLIAGAMAPAIGTLGSRSAFSPLQPNATHFGAEAGAYPLGTHLGLNPLRLAYSAHSRGLAFMTPYSTAGLMPTLGFRPPVDYAFSDLMRDRSAVHKEQVYSGGLYGPMVNNTPEKQ from the exons ATGGAGCTGCGGTCGGAGCTGCCTAGCGTGCCCGCCGCGCCCCCCCCGGTGCCCCCCAGCTCGGTGGCGGCcgcggcggccgcggcggcggcCACGCTGCCGGTGAGCGTGGCCGGGAGCTTGCTGCGGGcgccgccgctgctgctgcgGGCGGCAGAGAAGTACCCGCGGACGCCCAAGTGCGCCCGTTGCCGCAACCACGGGGTGGTGTCGGCGCTGAAGGGCCACAAGCGGTACTGCCGCTGGAAGGACTGCATGTGCGCCAAGTGCACCCTGATCGCCGAGCGCCAGCGCGTCATGGCCGCTCAGGTGGCGCTGCGCCGGCAGCAGGCGCAGGAGGAGAACGAGGCCcgagagctgcagctgctctaCGGCACGGCCGAGGGGCTGGCGCTGGCGGCCGCCAACGGCATCATCCCGCCCCGGCCCGCGTACGAGGTGTTCGGCTCCGTCTGCGCCGGGGGCGGCGGCGAGGGAGGCGCCGGCGCCTCAG AGTCCAAGATGCAGAAGTTCGAGCTGTTCCCCAAGACGCTGCTGCCGAGCCGCGCCGTCACCCCGCAGCAAGCGGGCGGCAAGCCCCTCTCCCCGGACGGCGAGTCCGTGCCCGGCACCTCCTCCCCAGATGCTCGCCACGGCTCGGGCTCGGAGAACGGGGACGGCGAGTCCTTCCTGAGCTCACCCGTCTCCAAGGGCCcgaaggagggggaggagagcCCGGGCTCCATCAGCCCGCTGGGCTCGGACTCGGGCTCCGAGGCGGACAAGGACGAGCAGGACCCGTCGCCCTCGGCCGCCGGCCGGCAGCGGACTCCCATCGACATCCTGACGCGCGTCTTCCCGGCGCACAAGCGCAGcgtgctggagctggtgctgcagggctgcgGCGGGGACGTGGTACAGGCCATCGAGCAGATCCTCAACAACCGCGGCCCGGAGAAGGGCCCCGAGGAGGGCTGGGCCCGGGACGGCGCCTTGCAGGGCTTGCCGCCCacgcccgccgccgccgccgcccacCACCGGCCCTTGATCGCCGGCGCCATGGCCCCGGCCATCGGCACGCTGGGCAGCCGCTCCGCCTTCTCCCCGCTGCAGCCCAACGCCACGCACTTCGGGGCCGAGGCCGGCGCCTACCCCCTGGGCACACACCTGGGACTGAACCCCCTGCGCCTCGCCTACTCGGCGCACAGCCGGGGACTGGCCTTCATGACCCCCTACTCCACGGCCGGGCTGATGCCCACGCTGGGGTTCCGGCCGCCCGTGGACTACGCCTTCAGCGACCTAATGCGGGACCGCTCCGCCGTGCACAAGGAGCAGGTGTACTCCGGCGGGCTCTACGGGCCCATGGTCAACAACACCCCCGAGAAGCAATAG